One genomic window of Citrobacter sp. Marseille-Q6884 includes the following:
- a CDS encoding Rpn family recombination-promoting nuclease/putative transposase, with protein sequence MAEATTPHDAVFKSFLSRVETARDFIEIHLPPSLLKICKLETLHLESGSFVEDDLRPYFSDILYSLETTSGHGYVHVLIEHQSSPDKHMSFRLMRYAIAAMQRHLEAGNDTLPLVIPVLFYHGKQSPWQGSMNWLDHFEDPGTAGQLYSSPFPLVDVTIIPDDEIMQHRSMAALTLVQKHIRQRDMAQLLDKLTRLFMLNKMSGQQLTVLVNYMVQAGNTQDVQTLLYKLAQRVPQHGDKLMTMADQLKQIGREEGRRIALTDVAKAMLKRGLDTDAIMEMTGLSKDELQKLAQ encoded by the coding sequence ATGGCGGAAGCAACAACACCCCATGATGCTGTATTTAAGTCCTTCCTCTCTCGCGTGGAAACCGCGCGGGATTTTATCGAAATTCATCTTCCGCCCTCATTACTCAAAATTTGCAAACTGGAAACACTGCATCTGGAATCAGGGAGCTTTGTGGAGGACGATCTGCGCCCCTATTTCAGCGACATTCTCTATTCACTGGAAACTACCAGCGGCCATGGTTACGTACATGTGCTAATTGAGCACCAAAGCTCACCGGACAAGCATATGTCGTTTCGATTGATGCGCTATGCTATCGCAGCCATGCAACGTCATCTTGAGGCAGGAAACGATACCCTGCCACTGGTTATTCCTGTGCTCTTTTACCACGGAAAGCAAAGCCCCTGGCAAGGCTCAATGAACTGGCTGGATCACTTTGAAGATCCGGGTACCGCAGGCCAGCTTTACAGCTCACCTTTTCCACTCGTAGATGTCACGATCATCCCCGACGATGAGATCATGCAGCATCGCAGTATGGCGGCGCTGACATTAGTACAAAAGCATATTCGCCAGCGCGATATGGCGCAGCTGTTGGATAAACTTACCCGCCTGTTTATGCTGAATAAGATGAGCGGACAACAATTAACCGTGTTGGTAAACTACATGGTGCAAGCAGGGAATACACAAGATGTTCAGACATTATTGTATAAGCTGGCACAACGTGTGCCGCAGCATGGAGACAAACTGATGACAATGGCGGATCAGCTAAAGCAAATAGGCCGCGAAGAAGGAAGGCGCATCGCCCTAACTGATGTAGCAAAAGCGATGCTCAAACGGGGTCTTGATACCGACGCAATTATGGAAATGACCGGCCTTTCGAAGGACGAATTACAGAAACTTGCGCAATAA
- the rhtB gene encoding homoserine/homoserine lactone efflux protein, whose translation MTFEWWFAYLLTSIILSLSPGSGAINTMTTAISHGYRGACASIAGLQTGLGIHIVLVGVGLGTLFSRSVIAFEVLKWAGAAYLIWLGIQQWRAAGAIDLNTLANAQSRSRLFKRAVFVNLTNPKSIVFLAALFPQFIMPQEPQVMQYVVLGVTTIVVDIIVMIGYATLATRIAGWIKGPKQMKALNKVFGSLFMLIGALLASARHA comes from the coding sequence ATGACCTTTGAATGGTGGTTCGCTTACCTGCTGACCTCTATTATTTTGAGCTTGTCTCCTGGCTCTGGCGCAATCAACACCATGACAACCGCCATCAGCCACGGCTATCGGGGAGCCTGCGCGTCGATCGCCGGTTTACAGACCGGACTGGGTATTCATATCGTGCTGGTTGGCGTTGGACTGGGAACGTTATTCTCACGGTCAGTGATCGCGTTTGAGGTGTTGAAGTGGGCAGGAGCGGCCTATCTGATTTGGTTAGGGATCCAGCAATGGCGCGCCGCAGGCGCTATCGACCTGAACACCCTGGCGAATGCACAATCACGCAGCCGCCTGTTCAAACGAGCAGTGTTTGTTAACCTGACCAATCCGAAGAGCATTGTTTTTCTCGCTGCCCTGTTCCCGCAGTTCATCATGCCGCAGGAACCACAGGTGATGCAGTATGTGGTGCTTGGCGTCACCACTATCGTGGTCGATATTATTGTGATGATCGGTTATGCGACGCTGGCCACGCGCATTGCAGGCTGGATTAAAGGGCCAAAGCAGATGAAGGCGCTAAACAAAGTGTTTGGTTCGCTATTTATGCTGATCGGCGCCTTGCTGGCATCAGCACGGCATGCCTGA
- the pldB gene encoding lysophospholipase L2, translated as MFQQQKDWETRENAFAAFSMGPLTDFWRQREEAEFIGVDNVPVRFVRFRAEKNDRVIVICPGRIESYVKYAELAYDLFYSGFDVLIIDHRGQGRSGRMLPDPHRGHVDNFNDYVDDLTAFWQQEVQPGPWRKRYILAHSMGGAIATLFLQRHPNQCDAIALCAPMFGIVMRFPDWMVRHILDWAEGHPRIREGYAMGTGRWRALPFGMNALTHSRQRYRRNLRFYADEPQLRVGGPTYHWVREGIQAGEQVLAGAGDDATPTLLIQAEEERVVDNRMHDRFCELRAAAGHPVEGGQPLVIKGAYHEILFEKDAMRSVALNAIVEFFDRHNSPSGNRFA; from the coding sequence ATGTTTCAGCAGCAAAAAGACTGGGAAACAAGAGAAAACGCGTTTGCCGCTTTTTCCATGGGGCCACTGACAGATTTTTGGCGTCAGCGGGAAGAAGCGGAGTTCATCGGCGTAGATAACGTCCCTGTCCGTTTCGTCCGCTTTCGGGCAGAAAAAAATGATCGTGTCATCGTCATCTGCCCGGGACGAATTGAAAGCTACGTGAAGTATGCTGAACTGGCATATGACCTGTTTTATTCTGGTTTTGATGTCCTCATCATCGATCACCGTGGACAAGGGCGTTCCGGACGGATGTTGCCGGATCCGCATCGCGGTCATGTCGATAATTTTAATGACTATGTCGATGATTTGACGGCTTTCTGGCAGCAGGAAGTTCAGCCAGGCCCGTGGCGAAAACGCTACATATTGGCGCATTCCATGGGTGGCGCGATTGCCACGCTTTTCCTGCAGCGTCATCCTAATCAGTGTGATGCCATCGCGCTCTGTGCGCCGATGTTTGGGATTGTGATGCGCTTTCCCGACTGGATGGTGCGTCATATCCTTGACTGGGCTGAAGGGCATCCGCGCATTCGTGAAGGCTATGCGATGGGAACAGGTCGCTGGCGGGCATTGCCTTTCGGGATGAATGCATTAACCCATAGTCGTCAGCGCTACCGGCGTAATTTGCGCTTCTATGCCGATGAGCCGCAGCTACGTGTTGGCGGCCCGACCTATCACTGGGTGCGTGAAGGTATTCAGGCTGGTGAGCAGGTTCTGGCAGGCGCCGGAGATGACGCAACCCCCACACTGTTGATTCAGGCCGAAGAAGAACGTGTGGTGGATAACCGTATGCACGATCGTTTTTGTGAACTCCGCGCCGCAGCTGGCCATCCCGTAGAAGGAGGTCAGCCGCTTGTCATAAAAGGCGCGTACCATGAGATCCTTTTTGAAAAGGACGCAATGCGCTCAGTCGCGCTTAACGCCATTGTTGAATTTTTCGACAGGCATAACTCACCCAGCGGAAACCGCTTTGCTTAG
- the metE gene encoding 5-methyltetrahydropteroyltriglutamate--homocysteine S-methyltransferase has product MTILNHTLGFPRVGLRRELKKAQESYWAGNASREELLATGRELRARHWDQQKQAGIDLLPVGDFAWYDHVLTTSLLLGNVPARHQNNDGSVDIDTLFRIGRGSAPTGEPAAAAEMTKWFNTNYHYMVPEFTKGQQFKLTWTQLLDEVDEALALGHKVKPVLLGPVTYLWLGKVKGEQFDRLSLLNDILPVYQQVLTALAKRGIEWVQIDEPALVLELPQEWLDAYQPAYDALQGQVKLLLTTYFEGVTPNLDTITALPVQGLHVDLVHGKDDVAELHQRLPANWLLSAGLINGRNVWRADLTEKYAQIKDIVGLRDLWVASSCSLLHSPIDLSVETRLDAEVKSWFAFALQKCGELSLLRDALNSGNTATLVEWSAPIQARRHSTRVHNAAVEKRLAAITAQDSQRANAYPVRAEAQRTRFNLPAWPTTTIGSFPQTTEIRGLRLDFKKGNLDAGNYRTGIAEHIKQAIVEQERLGLDVLVHGEAERNDMVEYFGEHLDGFVFTQNGWVQSYGSRCVKPPVVIGDVSRPEAITVEWAKYAQSLTDKPVKGMLTGPVTILCWSFPREDVTRETIAKQIALALRDEVADLEAAGIGIIQIDEPALREGLPLRRSDWAAYLEWGVEAFRINAAVAKDETQIHTHMCYCEFNDIMDSIAALDADVITIETSRSDMELLESFEEFDYPNEIGPGVYDIHSPNVPSVEWIEALLKKAEQRIPAERLWVNPDCGLKTRGWPETRAALANMVKAAQNLRQA; this is encoded by the coding sequence ATGACAATATTGAATCACACCCTCGGTTTCCCTCGCGTTGGCCTGCGTCGCGAGTTGAAAAAAGCGCAAGAAAGTTACTGGGCAGGTAATGCCTCCCGTGAAGAACTGCTGGCGACAGGTCGCGAGTTGCGTGCCCGTCACTGGGATCAGCAAAAGCAAGCGGGCATCGACCTGTTACCCGTGGGCGATTTCGCCTGGTACGACCATGTTCTGACCACCAGCCTGCTGTTGGGTAACGTTCCGGCTCGTCATCAGAACAACGATGGATCGGTAGATATCGACACTCTGTTCCGCATTGGGCGTGGCAGCGCACCGACCGGAGAGCCGGCGGCGGCGGCAGAAATGACCAAATGGTTTAACACCAACTATCACTATATGGTGCCGGAATTCACTAAAGGTCAGCAGTTCAAACTGACCTGGACGCAGCTGCTGGATGAAGTCGATGAAGCGCTGGCGCTGGGTCACAAGGTGAAACCGGTACTGCTGGGGCCAGTGACTTACCTGTGGCTGGGTAAAGTGAAAGGGGAGCAGTTTGACCGCCTGAGTCTGTTAAACGATATTCTGCCTGTTTATCAGCAGGTACTGACTGCGCTGGCGAAACGAGGCATTGAGTGGGTGCAGATTGATGAACCCGCGCTGGTGCTGGAACTGCCGCAGGAATGGCTGGACGCTTATCAACCGGCCTATGATGCACTCCAGGGGCAGGTGAAGCTGCTGCTGACGACCTACTTTGAAGGCGTCACGCCAAACCTGGACACCATTACCGCGCTGCCGGTGCAGGGCCTGCACGTTGACCTGGTTCACGGGAAAGATGATGTGGCTGAGTTGCATCAGCGTCTGCCAGCAAACTGGCTGCTTTCAGCCGGTCTGATCAACGGTCGTAACGTCTGGCGTGCCGATCTCACGGAGAAATATGCACAAATTAAGGACATTGTCGGTCTTCGTGATCTATGGGTTGCTTCTTCCTGCTCCCTGCTGCACAGCCCTATCGACCTGAGCGTAGAAACGCGTCTTGATGCTGAAGTGAAGAGCTGGTTTGCCTTCGCGCTGCAAAAATGTGGCGAATTGTCGCTGCTGCGTGATGCGCTGAACAGCGGTAATACCGCGACGCTCGTGGAGTGGAGTGCGCCGATTCAGGCTCGTCGTCATTCAACCCGTGTACACAATGCGGCGGTTGAAAAGCGTCTGGCGGCGATTACGGCGCAGGACAGCCAGCGTGCCAATGCTTATCCCGTTCGTGCAGAAGCTCAGCGTACACGCTTTAATCTGCCGGCATGGCCGACGACCACGATCGGTTCATTCCCACAAACCACCGAAATTCGCGGCCTGCGTCTGGACTTCAAAAAAGGTAATCTCGATGCCGGTAACTACCGCACTGGCATCGCGGAACATATCAAACAGGCGATTGTTGAACAGGAACGTCTGGGTCTGGATGTGCTGGTACACGGCGAAGCCGAGCGTAACGACATGGTGGAATATTTTGGCGAGCATCTGGACGGTTTCGTCTTTACCCAGAACGGTTGGGTACAGAGCTACGGTTCTCGCTGTGTGAAGCCACCGGTGGTTATTGGCGACGTCAGCCGCCCGGAAGCGATCACCGTTGAATGGGCGAAGTACGCGCAGTCGCTGACCGATAAACCGGTTAAAGGCATGCTGACCGGTCCGGTGACCATTCTCTGCTGGTCGTTCCCACGTGAAGATGTGACCCGCGAAACGATCGCAAAACAGATTGCGCTGGCGCTGCGTGATGAAGTCGCGGATCTGGAAGCCGCTGGCATTGGGATTATCCAGATCGATGAACCGGCACTGCGCGAAGGTCTGCCGCTGCGCCGCAGCGACTGGGCAGCATATCTGGAGTGGGGCGTGGAAGCCTTCCGTATTAACGCCGCGGTGGCGAAGGACGAAACCCAGATCCACACGCATATGTGTTACTGCGAGTTCAACGACATCATGGATTCGATAGCCGCGCTGGACGCGGACGTGATCACCATCGAAACCTCACGTTCTGACATGGAGCTACTGGAATCGTTCGAAGAGTTTGATTATCCAAACGAAATCGGACCGGGCGTGTATGA
- the rhtC gene encoding threonine export protein RhtC, with amino-acid sequence MLTLFFTVALVHIVALMSPGPDFFFVSQTAVSRSRKEAMMGVLGITCGVMVWAGVALLGLHLIIEKMAWLHTIIMVGGGLYLCWMGYQMLRGAFKKQAVAAPAPQVELAQSGRSFIKGLLTNLANPKAIIYFGSVFSLFVGDSVGTGARWGIFALIIVETLAWFTVVASLFALPKMRRGYQRLAKWIDGFAGALFAGFGIHLIISR; translated from the coding sequence ATGTTAACGCTATTTTTCACCGTCGCATTGGTGCACATTGTTGCGCTGATGAGCCCTGGTCCCGATTTTTTCTTTGTCTCTCAAACGGCCGTGAGTCGTTCGCGCAAAGAAGCGATGATGGGCGTGCTGGGTATTACCTGTGGCGTCATGGTATGGGCAGGAGTGGCACTGCTCGGCCTGCATCTGATCATCGAAAAAATGGCCTGGTTGCACACTATCATTATGGTGGGCGGGGGTCTGTATCTGTGCTGGATGGGTTACCAGATGCTGCGCGGTGCGTTTAAAAAGCAGGCCGTTGCCGCACCCGCTCCTCAGGTTGAGCTGGCCCAGAGTGGACGCAGCTTTATCAAAGGCTTGTTGACCAACCTGGCGAATCCGAAAGCGATTATTTATTTCGGCTCCGTCTTCTCGCTGTTTGTCGGCGATAGCGTAGGCACGGGTGCGCGCTGGGGTATCTTTGCCCTGATTATCGTGGAAACGCTGGCCTGGTTTACCGTAGTGGCCAGCCTGTTTGCGCTCCCGAAAATGCGTCGTGGCTATCAGCGTCTGGCGAAGTGGATTGATGGTTTTGCCGGCGCGCTGTTCGCGGGCTTCGGTATTCACCTGATTATTTCACGCTAA
- the metR gene encoding HTH-type transcriptional regulator MetR has product MIEIKHLKTLQALRNSGSLAAAAATLHQTQSALSHQFSDLEQRLGFRLFVRKSQPLRFTPQGEILLQLANQVLPQIGRALQACNEPQQTRLRIAIECHSCIQWLTPALENFRANWPQVEMDFKSGVTFDPQPALQQDELDLVLTSDILPRSGLHYSPMFDFEVRLVLAPDHPLASKTQITPEDLASETLLIYPVQRSRLDVWRHFLQPAGVSPSLKSVDNTLLLIQMVAARMGIAALPHWVVESFERQGLVVTKTLGEGLWSRLYAAVRDGEQRQSVTEAFIRSARNHACDHLPFVRSAERPTFDAPTVRPLSQPRQ; this is encoded by the coding sequence ATGATCGAGATTAAACACCTGAAAACGCTGCAAGCGTTGCGGAATAGTGGTTCGCTGGCAGCGGCGGCTGCCACGCTACACCAGACGCAGTCCGCCCTTTCTCACCAGTTCAGCGATCTGGAGCAGCGACTCGGCTTTCGATTATTCGTTCGTAAAAGCCAACCCTTGCGCTTTACCCCGCAGGGCGAAATTCTGCTTCAGCTGGCCAATCAGGTGTTGCCGCAGATTGGCCGTGCGCTTCAGGCATGCAACGAACCGCAGCAAACCCGGTTACGCATTGCTATCGAATGCCATAGCTGCATTCAATGGCTGACCCCCGCGCTGGAGAATTTCCGCGCCAATTGGCCACAGGTGGAGATGGATTTTAAATCCGGCGTGACGTTCGATCCGCAGCCTGCTCTACAGCAGGATGAGTTGGATCTGGTGTTAACCTCCGACATTCTTCCGCGCAGCGGCCTGCACTATTCGCCGATGTTCGATTTTGAAGTCCGCCTGGTCCTGGCGCCCGATCATCCGCTGGCCAGCAAAACGCAGATAACGCCGGAAGATTTGGCCAGCGAAACGCTGCTCATTTATCCGGTACAGCGCAGTCGGCTGGATGTCTGGCGACATTTCCTGCAACCTGCAGGCGTTAGCCCGTCGTTGAAAAGCGTAGATAACACGCTGCTATTGATTCAGATGGTTGCCGCCAGAATGGGTATTGCCGCCCTGCCGCATTGGGTCGTGGAGAGTTTTGAGCGCCAGGGTCTGGTCGTCACCAAGACCCTGGGAGAAGGATTATGGAGCCGATTGTACGCGGCCGTGCGCGACGGCGAGCAACGTCAGTCGGTCACAGAAGCGTTTATTCGCTCAGCGCGGAACCACGCCTGCGATCACCTGCCATTTGTGCGGAGTGCGGAGCGACCCACTTTCGATGCACCCACAGTGAGGCCACTATCACAGCCGCGCCAATGA
- a CDS encoding carboxylate/amino acid/amine transporter has protein sequence MALLIITTILWAFSFSLFGEYLAGHVDSYFAVLVRVGLAALVFLPFLRTRGHSVKTIGLYMLVGAMQLGIMYMLSFRAYLYLTVSELLLFTVLTPLYITLIYDLMSRRRLRWSYAFSALLAVIGAGIIRYDQVTSHFWTGLLLVQLSNLSFAIGMVGYKRLMETRPMPQHNAFAWFYMGALLVAIVAWFMLGNAQKMPETTLQWSILVFLGVAASGIGYFMWNYGATQVDAGTLGIMNNMHVPAGLLVNLAIWHQQPHWPSFIIGAAVIVASLWVHRKWVAPHSAQMAGDRRRGSALSE, from the coding sequence GTGGCGTTACTCATCATTACCACAATTCTGTGGGCCTTTTCTTTTAGCCTGTTTGGCGAGTACCTTGCTGGTCATGTCGATAGCTATTTTGCGGTGCTGGTTCGTGTTGGGCTGGCGGCGCTGGTATTTTTACCGTTTCTGCGTACCCGTGGACACAGCGTAAAAACAATCGGTCTGTATATGCTGGTGGGAGCCATGCAGCTTGGCATCATGTATATGCTGAGTTTCCGTGCCTATCTCTACCTGACAGTCTCAGAACTGCTGTTATTTACCGTCCTGACTCCGCTCTACATTACGCTGATTTATGACCTGATGAGCCGACGCCGTTTACGCTGGAGCTACGCTTTCAGCGCACTGCTGGCGGTGATTGGCGCAGGGATTATTCGTTACGATCAGGTGACCAGCCATTTTTGGACCGGTCTGCTGCTGGTGCAGCTTTCCAACCTTAGCTTTGCTATCGGCATGGTGGGGTACAAACGCCTGATGGAAACGCGCCCGATGCCGCAACACAACGCATTTGCCTGGTTCTATATGGGGGCGTTGCTGGTGGCGATTGTTGCCTGGTTCATGCTGGGGAACGCGCAAAAAATGCCGGAAACCACGCTACAGTGGAGTATCCTGGTGTTTCTTGGCGTGGCAGCATCCGGCATTGGTTACTTTATGTGGAACTACGGCGCGACACAGGTGGACGCGGGCACGCTGGGCATCATGAACAATATGCATGTGCCTGCGGGACTGTTGGTTAACCTGGCTATCTGGCATCAACAGCCTCACTGGCCAAGCTTCATCATTGGCGCGGCTGTGATAGTGGCCTCACTGTGGGTGCATCGAAAGTGGGTCGCTCCGCACTCCGCACAAATGGCAGGTGATCGCAGGCGTGGTTCCGCGCTGAGCGAATAA
- the yigL gene encoding sugar/pyridoxal phosphate phosphatase YigL gives MYQVVASDLDGTLLSPDHTLSPYAKETLKLLTARGVNFVFATGRHHVDVGQIRDNLGIKSYMITSNGARVHDPDGNLVFSHNLDRDIASDLFGVVNANPDIVTNVYRDDEWFMNRHRPDEMRFFKEAVFNYALFEPALLEPEGVSKVFFTTDSHERLLPLEQAINARWGDRVNVSFSTLTCLEVMAGGVSKGHALEAVAKAMGYSLQDCIAFGDGMNDAEMLSMAGKGCIMGNAHQRLKDLHPELDVIGLNADDAVPHYLRELFLQ, from the coding sequence ATGTATCAGGTTGTTGCGTCTGATTTAGACGGTACGCTGCTTTCTCCCGACCATACCCTGTCCCCTTATGCCAAAGAGACACTGAAGCTGTTGACTGCCCGCGGCGTCAACTTCGTGTTTGCGACCGGTCGTCATCATGTTGATGTGGGGCAAATTCGCGATAACCTCGGCATTAAATCCTACATGATCACGTCTAATGGCGCGCGCGTGCATGATCCTGACGGAAATCTGGTGTTTTCGCATAATCTGGATCGTGACATTGCCAGCGACTTGTTTGGCGTGGTGAATGCGAACCCGGATATCGTGACGAACGTTTATCGCGATGATGAGTGGTTTATGAATCGCCATCGCCCGGATGAAATGCGTTTTTTCAAAGAGGCCGTGTTTAACTACGCATTGTTTGAACCTGCGTTACTGGAGCCGGAAGGCGTCAGCAAGGTCTTTTTCACCACGGATTCCCACGAAAGGTTATTGCCGCTGGAGCAGGCGATTAATGCTCGCTGGGGCGATCGCGTCAACGTCAGCTTTTCGACGCTCACCTGCCTGGAAGTGATGGCTGGCGGCGTGTCGAAAGGTCATGCGCTGGAAGCGGTGGCGAAGGCGATGGGGTATAGCCTGCAGGACTGCATTGCTTTCGGCGACGGTATGAACGACGCCGAAATGCTCTCTATGGCAGGAAAGGGATGCATCATGGGCAATGCGCACCAGCGTCTGAAAGATCTGCACCCGGAACTGGACGTGATCGGTCTCAACGCTGACGATGCTGTGCCGCACTATTTGCGTGAGCTTTTTTTACAGTAA